The following DNA comes from Micromonospora chokoriensis.
GCGAGCACGCCCTCTCCGACGGTCCGGACCGGTTCTCGGCCTGGCAGAACGCGGAGGTCGTGGCCGGCGCGGAGCGGTACTACCGGGCGATGGTGGCCGGTGGGCCGGACTCGTGGAACATCCGCGACACGCACATGCAGGACACCCTGGACCGGCTGCTGGACCGGTACGGGCCGGACGCCCGGGGGATCGTCTGGGCGCACAACACGCACGTCGGGGATGCCCGGGCCACCGACATGGCCGCCGACGGGATGGTCAACATCGGCCAGTTGGCCCGGGAACGGCACGGCGATGATGACGTGGCGTTGATCGGCTTCGGTAGCTACCGGGGCACGGTGATCGCCGCTCCGCGTTGGGGTTCACCGCCCGAGGCGCTGGTGGTGCCACCGGCCCGGGAGGGATCGATCGAGCGGCGGTTGCACGAGTTGATGCCGGAGCGGGCGGTGCTGATCTTCGGTGGTGACGACCAGCCGGGCTGGGTCACCGACACGACCGACCATCGGGCGATCGGGGTCGTCTACGACCCGTCGTTCGAGTCCTGGGGCAACTACGTTCCGACCCGCCTGGGTGACCGTTACGACGCCTTCATCTGGTGCGACGAGACGACGGCCCTGCACCCGCTACCGGTGCCGGCAACCCCCGGCGAGATGGAGACGTACCCGGCAGGCGTCTGAGTCGCGTCGATCATGGAGTTGTGGTGCTGGACGAAGGCCACCAACCGGGGCGCGACGGTCACCACAACTCCATGATCGACAGCGTGGGGACGGGGTTAGACGGGGGTGGGGGTTCGGTCCTGGAGTTCGGTGCGCAGGCCTTCGCCTTCGATGTCGACGTTCGGCAGGGCGCGGTTGAGCCAGCGCGGCAGCCACCAGGCGCGGTCGCCGAGCAGCGACATCACCGCCGGGACGATGGTCATCCGGACCACGAACGCGTCGATGGCGACGCCGATGGCGAGCGCGAAGCCCATCGACTTGATCACCGGGTCCTCCAGGAAGACGAAGCCCCCGAAGACCGAGATCATGATCAGCGCGGCGGCGGTGACGACCCGTGCCCCGTGCCCCATGCCGCTGATGGTGGCCTGGCGGGCCGACTCACCGTGGACGAAGTCCTCCCGCATCCGGGACACCAGGAAGACCTCGTAGTCCATCGCGAGCCCGAACAGGATGCCGATGAGCAGGATCGGCAGGAAGCTGATCAGCGGGCCGGGCGTGTCCAGGCCGACCAGGTCGGCGAGGTGCCCCTGCTGGAACACGGCCACCGTGATGCCGAACGTGGCGGCGACGGTGAGCAGGAAGCCCAGCGCCGCCTTGACCGGCACCAGCAGCGAGCGGAACACCAGCATCAGCAGCAGCACCGAGAGCCCGACCACCAGCAACAGGTAGACCGGCAGGGCGTCGGAGAGCTTCTCGGACACGTCGATGCCGATGGCGGTGACGCCGGTGAGCAGCACGTCGACGTCGCGGATCCCGCTCACCGAGTCGCGGATGTCGTGCACCAGGGTCTCGGTGGCCTCGTCGGTCGGGCCGGTCTTGGGTACCACGCCGAGCAGCGCCGTCCGACCGTCCGGGCTGAGCTGAGGTGGGGCCACCGCGAGGACGTTCTCGGTGCGCTGCAGCAGCGCGGTCACCTGCGGCACGGCGCCCGAGGTGGCCTCGGGCGTGTCACCGGCGACGACCACCGCGAGTCGGCCGGTGAAACCCGGTCCGAAGCCCTCGACGGTCAGGTCGTTCGCCACCCGGGCGGGTGAGCCGACGGCGGCCGTCGCGGCGCCCGGCAGGGCCAGCCGCATGTCCGGCGTGGGCAGCGCGAGCAGGCCCAGGCCGAGCAGGCCGACCAGGATGACGGGTACGCGGAACCGGGTGACCATCCGTGCCCAGCGGAAGCCGAACGCGGACCGGTCCTCGACGGCGGCCGGTCGGTCGGTGACGTCCGAGTCGGTTTCCACCGTGTCGTCGGTGGCCGTGGCACCGTCGGTGGCGACCGTCCGCAGCCGGCGGGGGAGTACCCGACGACCGGCGAAGCCGAGCAGTGCCGGCTGGAGGGTGATCGCGACGAGGACCGCGACGGTGACCGTGCCGGCGGCGGCGAGACCCATCACGGTGAGGAACGGGATGTTCACCACGGCGAGCCCGGCCAGCGCGATGACGACAGTGGCACCGGCGAAGACCACCGCGGAGCCGGCGGTGCCCACGGCGCGGCCGACCGCCTCCTCCGGAGAGAGGCCTTCGAGCAGGTTCTGTCGGTGCCGGGAGGTGATGAACAGCGAGTAGTCGATGCCGACCGCGAGGCCGAGCATCAGCGCCAGGATCGGGGCGGTGCTGGTCAACTCGATGACGCCGCTGAGTGCGAACAGGCCGGCCATCCCGACGCCCACACCGATCAACGCGTTGAGCATGGTCATGCCGGCCGCGACCAGGGAGCCGAACGTGATGATCAGGACGATCGCGGCGACCAGGACGCCGAGCGCCTCGGTGGAGCCGATCTCAGGCTCACCGCCGAGCACCTCGCCGCCCGGGGCCACCTGCCAACCCTTGGCCTTCGCCGCCGCGCCCACCTGCTCGTACGCGGTGCGCTGCTCGTCGGTCACCTCGTCCCCGCCGGTCGCGAACTGGACCTGGACCAGCGCGTACCGGCCGTTGGGGGTGACCGCGCCGACCTGGAACGGGTCGACGGCGCCGACCACGCCGGGCAGTGTGGACGCCTGCTGGACCAGCTCCCGGACCACGGTCTGTCCCTCCGGCGTGGCCAGTTGGCCGTCGGCCGGTGCCTTGACCGTGATGGTGCCGGTGGCGCCGCTGGCGGCGGGGAACTGCTCGGCGAGCAGGTCGAGCGCGCGTTGGCTCTCGGTGCCGGGCATGGTGAAGTTGCTCGCCGTCGGGCCGCGCAGGGTCGCCGCGGCCAGGCCGGCGACGACGAGTACGACGAGCCAGAGCGCGACGACGAGCCGTCGCCGGCGCAACGCGCCCCGGCCGAGCCGGTAGAGCAGGGTGGCCATCAGGAGTCCTTGTCCTCGGTCGTGGGTGGTTGGGGCAGGGGAACGGCGACGGGCTCGACGGCCCGTCGGACGAGGGTGAGCAGGGCGGACCGCAGTTCGTCGTCGGGGATGTCCGCGAACTCGGCGCACGCCTCGGAGATTCCGGCGAGCAGCACCAACGCGGCGATCCGGGCACTCGGCCGGTCGGAGTGACCGGCCAGCGCGTCGCGCAGCCGGTCGGAGATCTCCTGGATGTGCGCGAAGGCCGGCTGGCACAGCAGTTCGGGGAACTCGCCGCGGAGCACCGCGATCTCCCGCCGGAACCGGACCGCGAGGTCGACGAAGCCCTGCGCGGCGACCTCCTGGGCCGCCGCTCCGGTCAGGCCGGTGAGCCGGTCGTCGAGGTCCCGCAGCACGCCGATCGCCGGGGCCATCAGCTCGGCGAGCAGGGCTTCCTTGTTGGCGAAGTGGTAGAGGACAGTGGCCTTGGAGCAGCCCACCTCACGGGCGATGTCCTGCAACGAGGTGCCCCGGTAACCGGTCACCGCGAACCGCCGCGCCGCCGCGGCGAGGATCTCGCCGTGCGTCTCGGACACCGCTCTGGCCATCACCGGTCCACCTCCGCAGACCAGCATGCCTGACCGATCGGTCAGACCCTGACCGATCGGTCAGAATGAAGCGGTGGCGTTCGCCACACCCCGGGCGCGTTTGTCAGGCGTGTTCGGCGTCGTACCTGGTCCGCGCCTCGGCGATGGCCCGGCGGTGCCGCTCGGCCCAGCTGGTGAGCGCCACCAGTGCCTCCCTCTGCTCCGGCTGACGGTCACAGGCGATGACCTCGGCAACAAATGGTGCGCCGAGGAGGACCGTCGCGAAACGTGTCGTCCCACCCCGCTGGCCGGCACTGTCCGATCCGGGTGACCCTTGCGGTGTCCGGACCCACATTGCGGGTGATCCTGGAGATTCCGAGCTACCTCGCGGGCCGCTGGTCACCGCGGTCGTCCGCCATCTTGGCGGGCGGCGGGTGTGGTGCGGCGGAGTCCAGTGCGGCCAAGCGACGGGTCAGCAACCGGTGTAGCTCTTCGGGGCTCTGGACACCGGAAACCGGGGGCTGGCCGCCGATCACCAGCGACGGAACGCCTGTCACGCCGTACTTCGCGGCCCGGCGTTCATCGGCTCGCACCTGCTCGGCGTAGCCGATCGGCAGGTCCGGTTGACCGGCGGCACCGGGGCCGGGAGGGTGGTCGGGTGACCACAGCTGACGAGACCCGGGACGGCGTGGCCCTGACCAACCTGGACCAGCCGCTGTCCGACCGCGACGACGCGACGAAGCGTGACCTGGTCGACTACCTCGACGCCGTCCACGACCGC
Coding sequences within:
- a CDS encoding MMPL family transporter is translated as MATLLYRLGRGALRRRRLVVALWLVVLVVAGLAAATLRGPTASNFTMPGTESQRALDLLAEQFPAASGATGTITVKAPADGQLATPEGQTVVRELVQQASTLPGVVGAVDPFQVGAVTPNGRYALVQVQFATGGDEVTDEQRTAYEQVGAAAKAKGWQVAPGGEVLGGEPEIGSTEALGVLVAAIVLIITFGSLVAAGMTMLNALIGVGVGMAGLFALSGVIELTSTAPILALMLGLAVGIDYSLFITSRHRQNLLEGLSPEEAVGRAVGTAGSAVVFAGATVVIALAGLAVVNIPFLTVMGLAAAGTVTVAVLVAITLQPALLGFAGRRVLPRRLRTVATDGATATDDTVETDSDVTDRPAAVEDRSAFGFRWARMVTRFRVPVILVGLLGLGLLALPTPDMRLALPGAATAAVGSPARVANDLTVEGFGPGFTGRLAVVVAGDTPEATSGAVPQVTALLQRTENVLAVAPPQLSPDGRTALLGVVPKTGPTDEATETLVHDIRDSVSGIRDVDVLLTGVTAIGIDVSEKLSDALPVYLLLVVGLSVLLLMLVFRSLLVPVKAALGFLLTVAATFGITVAVFQQGHLADLVGLDTPGPLISFLPILLIGILFGLAMDYEVFLVSRMREDFVHGESARQATISGMGHGARVVTAAALIMISVFGGFVFLEDPVIKSMGFALAIGVAIDAFVVRMTIVPAVMSLLGDRAWWLPRWLNRALPNVDIEGEGLRTELQDRTPTPV
- a CDS encoding erythromycin esterase family protein, producing the protein MLVQRLGAPSDFDPLLERVRDARVVMIGESTHGSYDYYRLREQLTRRLIAECGFSFVAVEGDWPDCDRVHRSVTAAPGGALEPQRALDQFERWPTWMWANAEVARFTRWLRAWNVERPEDERAGFHGLDVYSLWESMQAIFDYLGEEDPTSLEAAQDAYRCFEPYGKRVEEYGAASRFVSARCEEEVVRLLARIREHALSDGPDRFSAWQNAEVVAGAERYYRAMVAGGPDSWNIRDTHMQDTLDRLLDRYGPDARGIVWAHNTHVGDARATDMAADGMVNIGQLARERHGDDDVALIGFGSYRGTVIAAPRWGSPPEALVVPPAREGSIERRLHELMPERAVLIFGGDDQPGWVTDTTDHRAIGVVYDPSFESWGNYVPTRLGDRYDAFIWCDETTALHPLPVPATPGEMETYPAGV
- a CDS encoding TetR/AcrR family transcriptional regulator — protein: MARAVSETHGEILAAAARRFAVTGYRGTSLQDIAREVGCSKATVLYHFANKEALLAELMAPAIGVLRDLDDRLTGLTGAAAQEVAAQGFVDLAVRFRREIAVLRGEFPELLCQPAFAHIQEISDRLRDALAGHSDRPSARIAALVLLAGISEACAEFADIPDDELRSALLTLVRRAVEPVAVPLPQPPTTEDKDS
- a CDS encoding DsbA family protein — its product is MRADERRAAKYGVTGVPSLVIGGQPPVSGVQSPEELHRLLTRRLAALDSAAPHPPPAKMADDRGDQRPAR